A single genomic interval of Celeribacter indicus harbors:
- a CDS encoding Hint domain-containing protein — protein sequence MSTEQIVVMGGSLLDNAAIGTNHGSGNGGQVIIQNGTLPFGTDDVIVITVENVRAGEVTGSSRIVGMKVYDNAAAYVNGETLYTYGPMNPGQSANIQGDLSGLGDTYLRFNANVLVSSDGGPRLNNVILAPGVDLTQLNPPVRIDHRSDTDDDGDGVTERAGDGNFNIGNNHFALEEIAAAVCFTQGTRIDTPEGPRLIEELAAGDLVHTLDHGPQPIRWIGSRRVAACGALAPVVIRAGALGNLRDLRVSPNHRMLLRGPMAEMLFGERDVLVAAKHLVNDTTIRRAGGGEVTYFHMLFDSHQIVFAEACPTESLYPGAEALRSVSDAARREILLLFPELATADGTQALARYELTAWEAQTLCHAG from the coding sequence ATGTCCACGGAACAGATCGTCGTCATGGGCGGCTCCCTGCTCGACAATGCCGCGATCGGGACGAACCATGGCAGCGGCAACGGCGGCCAGGTGATCATCCAGAACGGCACCCTGCCCTTCGGCACGGATGACGTGATCGTCATCACCGTGGAGAACGTGCGCGCGGGCGAGGTCACGGGATCGAGCCGCATCGTCGGGATGAAGGTCTACGACAATGCCGCGGCCTATGTGAACGGCGAGACGCTCTATACCTACGGGCCGATGAATCCCGGCCAGTCGGCGAATATCCAGGGCGATCTCTCGGGGCTCGGCGACACCTATCTGCGCTTCAATGCCAATGTCCTCGTCTCCTCCGACGGCGGTCCGCGGCTCAACAACGTGATCCTCGCGCCCGGCGTGGACCTGACGCAGTTGAATCCGCCGGTCCGCATCGACCACCGCAGCGACACGGACGACGACGGCGACGGGGTGACGGAGCGCGCCGGCGATGGCAATTTCAACATCGGCAACAACCATTTCGCCCTGGAGGAGATCGCCGCGGCCGTCTGTTTCACCCAGGGCACGCGGATCGACACGCCGGAGGGGCCGCGGCTCATCGAGGAGCTGGCCGCGGGAGATCTCGTCCACACGCTCGATCACGGTCCGCAGCCGATCCGCTGGATCGGATCGCGCCGCGTCGCTGCCTGCGGTGCGCTCGCGCCGGTGGTGATCCGGGCGGGGGCGCTCGGCAACCTGCGCGACCTGAGGGTGAGCCCGAACCACCGGATGCTCCTGCGCGGCCCGATGGCGGAGATGCTCTTCGGCGAGCGCGACGTGCTCGTCGCGGCGAAACATCTCGTCAACGACACCACGATCCGACGCGCCGGGGGCGGCGAGGTCACCTATTTCCATATGCTGTTCGACAGCCACCAGATCGTCTTCGCCGAAGCCTGCCCGACGGAAAGCCTCTATCCGGGGGCGGAGGCGCTCCGCTCCGTGAGCGACGCCGCCCGGAGGGAAATCCTCCTGCTCTTTCCCGAGCTCGCCACCGCGGACGGGACGCAGGCGCTCGCCCGCTACGAGCTGACCGCCTGGGAGGCGCAGACCCTGTGCCACGCCGGCTGA
- a CDS encoding aminotransferase class V-fold PLP-dependent enzyme — protein MTALRPDIDPDGLLEFSVVFTDRALNHMSAAFQQVMRDIHATLCEVYRAETACVVPGGGTYAMEAVARQIAGGEDVVVIRNGFFSYRWSQIFETGGIPASEAVLKARRTGNGTQAPFAPPPLGEAVAKIREIRPAAVFAPHVETSSGIILPDAYIRALVEAVHETGGLMVLDCIASGCAWVDMAATGVDILLSAPQKGWSAQPSAGLVMLSGRAVEAVKSRASSSFAIDLGKWLSIMEAYTSGGHAYHATMPTDALRAFRDAMLETKAFGFDRLSEAQWEQGRRVRALLKARGFASVAAEGVEAPGVVVCYTDDPEIRSGKAFAGQGVQIAAGVPLVCDEGPDFSTFRLGLFGLDKLREVDATVARLETALDRVLSG, from the coding sequence ATGACCGCCCTGCGCCCCGATATCGACCCCGATGGACTGCTGGAATTCTCCGTGGTCTTCACCGACCGCGCGCTCAACCACATGTCCGCCGCCTTCCAGCAGGTGATGCGCGACATCCATGCGACGCTCTGCGAGGTCTATCGCGCCGAGACCGCCTGCGTCGTGCCCGGCGGCGGCACCTATGCGATGGAGGCGGTCGCGCGCCAGATCGCGGGCGGCGAGGACGTGGTGGTGATCCGCAACGGCTTCTTCTCCTATCGCTGGAGCCAGATCTTCGAGACGGGCGGGATCCCGGCCTCGGAAGCCGTGCTGAAGGCGCGCCGCACCGGCAACGGCACCCAGGCGCCCTTCGCTCCGCCGCCGCTCGGGGAGGCGGTGGCGAAGATCCGGGAGATCCGCCCCGCCGCGGTCTTCGCCCCGCATGTGGAGACCTCTTCGGGCATCATCCTGCCGGACGCCTATATCCGCGCCCTGGTCGAGGCCGTGCATGAGACGGGCGGGCTGATGGTGCTCGACTGCATCGCCTCGGGATGCGCCTGGGTCGACATGGCGGCGACGGGCGTCGACATCCTGCTCTCCGCCCCGCAAAAGGGCTGGTCGGCCCAGCCCTCCGCCGGCCTCGTCATGCTCTCCGGCCGTGCCGTGGAGGCGGTGAAATCGCGCGCCTCCTCCTCCTTCGCCATCGACCTCGGCAAATGGCTGTCGATCATGGAGGCCTATACCTCCGGCGGCCACGCCTATCACGCGACCATGCCGACCGACGCGCTGCGCGCCTTCCGCGACGCGATGCTCGAGACGAAGGCCTTCGGCTTCGACAGGCTGTCGGAGGCGCAATGGGAACAGGGGCGGCGGGTGCGCGCGCTGCTGAAGGCGCGCGGCTTCGCCTCCGTCGCCGCCGAAGGCGTCGAGGCGCCGGGGGTGGTCGTCTGCTACACCGACGATCCGGAGATCAGGTCCGGCAAGGCCTTTGCCGGGCAGGGGGTGCAGATCGCGGCCGGCGTGCCGCTGGTGTGCGACGAGGGGCCGGACTTCTCCACCTTCCGCCTCGGCCTCTTCGGCCTCGACAAGCTCCGGGAGGTCGATGCCACCGTGGCGCGGCTCGAGACGGCGCTCGACCGGGTGCTGTCCGGCTGA
- a CDS encoding transglycosylase SLT domain-containing protein, with protein sequence MRRYRCVLGAAFCALVVTGGTGRAAETAKTVETSPVPVSRPYELKMPELRWKSQRNGPAWTRATMGAVKSHGSRLLSTIPRDIDSWCPGYRDQTLQGRAAFWAGLLSTLSYHESTWRETAVGGGGAWVGLVQISPPTARAYGCEAQSASALKDGRKNLACAVRIMARTVARDQVVSAGMRGVAADWGPFHSQDKRADMQGWIAKQPFCKLEIRRSPLPVYRPEKDGPPAPPPTLLAANDIYMEYMEAALSLAPDLPSALAPRSVSRTR encoded by the coding sequence ATGAGACGATACCGATGCGTGTTGGGCGCCGCGTTCTGCGCGCTCGTTGTGACGGGCGGCACGGGACGTGCGGCGGAGACAGCGAAGACGGTGGAGACGAGCCCGGTGCCGGTGTCGCGCCCCTACGAGCTGAAGATGCCGGAGCTGCGCTGGAAATCGCAGCGCAACGGCCCCGCCTGGACCCGCGCGACGATGGGGGCGGTCAAGTCCCATGGCAGCCGCCTGCTGAGCACCATTCCGCGCGATATCGACAGCTGGTGCCCCGGCTATCGCGACCAGACCCTTCAGGGGCGGGCGGCCTTCTGGGCCGGCCTTCTGTCCACGCTCTCCTATCACGAAAGCACCTGGCGCGAGACCGCGGTCGGCGGCGGCGGGGCCTGGGTCGGCCTCGTGCAGATCTCCCCGCCCACGGCGCGGGCCTATGGCTGCGAGGCGCAATCCGCCAGCGCGCTCAAGGACGGGCGCAAGAACCTCGCCTGCGCGGTGCGGATCATGGCGCGTACCGTCGCGCGCGATCAGGTGGTGAGCGCCGGCATGCGCGGGGTCGCCGCCGACTGGGGCCCGTTCCATTCGCAGGACAAGCGCGCGGACATGCAGGGCTGGATCGCGAAACAGCCCTTCTGCAAGCTCGAGATCCGCCGCTCGCCGCTTCCGGTCTATCGCCCGGAAAAGGACGGCCCGCCGGCACCGCCGCCGACGCTTCTCGCGGCCAACGACATCTATATGGAATATATGGAAGCCGCGCTGTCCCTCGCGCCGGACCTGCCCTCCGCGCTCGCGCCGCGCTCCGTCTCCCGCACCCGCTGA
- the carA gene encoding glutamine-hydrolyzing carbamoyl-phosphate synthase small subunit produces MASGQQSGKPTACLALADGTVFYGKGFGATGTTTAELCFNTAMTGYQEIMTDPSYAGQVVTFTFPHVGNVGVNAEDDETADPVAAGMVVKWDPTEPSNWRAQEELGPWLEKRGRIGMGGVDTRRLTRAIRQQGAPHVAIAHDPEGNFDIEALVGQARSFSGLVGLDLARDVTCAQSYRWDEMRWAWPDGFPKREGKGFKVVAVDFGAKRNILRCLASAGCDVTVLPATATAEEVLAHEPDGVFLSNGPGDPAATGTYAVPMIQGVLERDLPVFGICLGHQMLALALGAKTIKMNHGHHGANHPVKDLDTGKVEITSMNHGFTVDAQSLPAGVKETHISLFDGSNCGIALEGRPVFSVQYHPEASPGPMDSYYLFERFAAAMAARETA; encoded by the coding sequence ATGGCATCTGGTCAACAGTCCGGAAAACCGACCGCTTGTCTGGCCCTGGCCGACGGGACGGTCTTCTACGGGAAGGGCTTCGGCGCGACCGGCACCACCACTGCCGAGCTGTGCTTCAACACCGCGATGACCGGCTATCAGGAGATCATGACCGATCCCTCCTATGCCGGACAGGTCGTCACCTTCACCTTTCCGCATGTCGGCAATGTCGGCGTGAATGCCGAGGACGACGAGACCGCCGACCCGGTCGCCGCGGGCATGGTCGTCAAATGGGACCCGACCGAACCGTCGAACTGGCGCGCGCAGGAGGAGCTCGGACCCTGGCTCGAAAAGCGGGGCCGCATCGGCATGGGCGGGGTGGACACCCGCCGGCTGACCCGCGCGATCCGCCAGCAGGGCGCGCCCCATGTCGCCATCGCCCACGATCCCGAGGGCAATTTCGACATCGAGGCCCTCGTTGGACAGGCGCGCAGCTTCTCCGGCCTCGTGGGCCTCGACCTCGCCCGCGACGTCACCTGCGCGCAATCCTACAGGTGGGACGAAATGCGGTGGGCCTGGCCCGATGGTTTCCCGAAACGGGAGGGCAAGGGGTTCAAGGTCGTCGCCGTCGATTTCGGCGCGAAACGCAACATCCTGCGCTGCCTCGCCTCGGCGGGCTGCGACGTCACCGTGCTCCCGGCCACCGCCACCGCCGAGGAGGTGCTGGCCCATGAGCCCGACGGCGTCTTCCTGTCGAACGGTCCGGGCGACCCGGCGGCGACGGGCACATATGCCGTGCCGATGATCCAGGGCGTGCTGGAGCGCGACCTGCCGGTCTTCGGCATCTGCCTCGGCCACCAGATGCTTGCCCTCGCCCTCGGCGCCAAGACGATCAAGATGAACCACGGCCACCATGGCGCCAACCATCCGGTGAAGGATCTCGACACCGGCAAGGTCGAGATCACCTCGATGAACCACGGCTTCACGGTCGATGCGCAATCGCTGCCCGCCGGGGTGAAGGAGACCCATATCTCGCTCTTCGACGGCTCGAACTGCGGCATCGCGCTCGAGGGACGTCCGGTGTTTTCGGTGCAGTACCACCCCGAGGCCTCGCCGGGGCCGATGGACAGCTACTATCTCTTCGAGCGCTTCGCTGCGGCGATGGCAGCGCGCGAAACCGCCTGA
- a CDS encoding FAD-dependent monooxygenase, translating into MRAELSRETVDVLVSGGGIAGMIAAAAFGAAGFRTLMVDPAPPVTTGDAAGADLRSTAFLRPARDLFARIGIWERLAPHATPLEALRIVDTVPSDAGGAPHIRAQRQFEGRETADEPFGWNFLNWVIRRELARALPEFPEVELRYGTGFRSLVTRSDAALVTLTDATQVRARLVIAADGRDSPVRTAAGIGVRLTRYGQKSLAFTATHDFPHGNVSTEIYREGGPFTMVPLPDLDGRPASAIVWMNRGPYATELLHMEPARFNTVMTERAAGMFGRMDLASRRAIFPIVTQVADRLAAERVALIAEAAHVLPPIGAQGLNTSLNDLAQLLALADADPVALGSAGMLDAYARARRRDIGLRAQAVDLFNRITRSDEDLLQSLRLVGLKAVHDLTPIRRGVMKAGLGPL; encoded by the coding sequence ATGCGTGCAGAGCTTTCCCGTGAGACCGTCGACGTGCTCGTGTCCGGAGGCGGCATCGCCGGCATGATCGCCGCCGCGGCCTTCGGCGCCGCAGGCTTCCGGACACTGATGGTCGACCCCGCGCCGCCCGTGACGACGGGCGATGCGGCCGGCGCCGACCTGCGTTCCACCGCCTTCCTGCGCCCGGCACGCGATCTCTTTGCCCGGATCGGCATCTGGGAGAGGCTCGCCCCGCATGCCACCCCGCTCGAGGCGCTGCGCATCGTCGATACGGTGCCCTCGGACGCCGGCGGCGCCCCCCATATCCGCGCCCAGCGCCAGTTCGAGGGGCGGGAGACCGCCGACGAGCCCTTTGGATGGAATTTCCTCAACTGGGTGATCCGCCGCGAGCTCGCGAGGGCCCTGCCGGAGTTTCCCGAAGTCGAGTTGCGCTACGGCACGGGGTTCCGCAGCCTCGTCACCCGCAGCGACGCCGCCCTCGTCACCCTCACCGATGCCACCCAGGTGCGCGCGCGTCTCGTGATCGCCGCCGACGGCCGCGACAGCCCGGTGCGCACCGCCGCGGGCATCGGCGTGCGCCTCACCCGCTACGGCCAGAAATCCCTCGCCTTCACCGCGACGCACGACTTCCCGCACGGCAATGTCTCCACCGAGATCTACCGCGAGGGCGGCCCCTTCACCATGGTGCCGCTGCCCGATCTCGACGGCCGGCCCGCCTCCGCCATCGTCTGGATGAACAGGGGGCCCTACGCGACCGAGCTGCTCCATATGGAGCCTGCGCGGTTCAACACCGTCATGACCGAGCGCGCGGCGGGAATGTTCGGACGGATGGACCTCGCCTCCCGCCGGGCGATCTTCCCGATCGTCACGCAGGTCGCCGACAGGCTGGCCGCCGAACGCGTGGCGCTCATCGCGGAGGCCGCCCATGTGCTGCCCCCCATCGGGGCGCAGGGGCTCAATACCTCGCTCAACGATCTCGCCCAGCTTCTGGCGCTGGCCGACGCCGATCCCGTCGCGCTCGGATCCGCCGGGATGCTCGACGCCTATGCCCGCGCGCGCCGCCGCGACATCGGGCTGCGCGCACAGGCGGTGGACCTGTTCAACCGGATCACGCGCTCGGACGAGGACCTGCTGCAATCGCTCCGCCTCGTGGGGCTGAAGGCCGTGCATGACCTGACCCCGATCCGCCGCGGAGTGATGAAGGCCGGACTCGGGCCGCTCTGA
- a CDS encoding glycosyltransferase family 2 protein translates to MRPAHDDPQAQPERRRPIGQILVDMGALAPGDLVRATAIRHREDARIGDILLAHGMVEEATLYRALARQYHAIVADFAGMPPDVRLIDRLGADECLRRGLLPWRHSGGTVVVAACRPEEFESLRPRLTAIFGPVRLAVTSETALHQALLGSRQRRLAACAETRVAAHESCREMDVHRITRIVSALGIVLLLLALFRPLAAAILLTSWAVLTLLVSTALKLAAAFAQAKYSQDRQTMFSSRRKTARLPIVSVMVPLFREREIASRLIRRLSRLSYPRELLDILLVVEEDDLVTQEAIAGTELPRWMRQVIVPRGGVKTKPRALNFALDFCRGSIVGIYDAEDAPEPEQIHKVATRFAQVGPEVACLQGVLDFYNARTNWLSRCFTVEYASWFRVILPGYERMGLTVPLGGTTLFFRRDAIEKLGGWDAHNVTEDADLGVRLARHGYRTELLHTATGEEANCRLWPWIKQRSRWLKGYAMTYAMHMQNPRRLLADLGPWRFFGVQVLFLGALSQFLLAPLLWSFWLFPLGLPHPMRTLLPHDVIIVLGGLFLLSEVVTVACAMVATSTPSHKWLWPWVPTLHFYYPLATFAAIKGLWEIVTKPFYWDKTVHGVHDLGFHEEEENSRTAEASCGPADAPGAVLPEPTGSPGFAEARRAFLFETYERSARAAPPVAPRHLTFGLDLDRAGHRAGPPSASARADGGGPAARAVVPDALPSASG, encoded by the coding sequence ATGCGTCCCGCCCACGACGATCCGCAAGCGCAGCCCGAGCGGCGCAGGCCGATCGGCCAGATCCTCGTCGATATGGGCGCGCTCGCGCCCGGCGATCTCGTGCGGGCCACCGCGATCCGCCACCGGGAGGACGCCCGGATCGGCGACATCCTCCTCGCGCACGGCATGGTGGAGGAGGCGACGCTCTACCGCGCCCTCGCCCGCCAGTATCATGCCATCGTCGCGGATTTCGCGGGCATGCCGCCCGACGTGCGCCTGATCGACCGGCTTGGCGCGGACGAATGCCTCCGCCGCGGGCTCCTGCCGTGGCGGCACAGCGGCGGCACGGTGGTGGTCGCGGCCTGCCGCCCGGAGGAATTCGAAAGCCTGCGTCCGCGCCTGACGGCGATCTTCGGCCCGGTCCGCCTCGCCGTCACCTCGGAAACGGCGCTGCACCAGGCGCTCCTCGGCTCGCGCCAGCGCAGGCTCGCCGCCTGTGCCGAAACCCGCGTGGCGGCGCATGAGAGCTGTCGCGAGATGGATGTCCACCGGATCACCCGGATCGTCTCCGCCCTCGGCATCGTCCTGCTGCTGCTCGCGCTGTTCCGGCCGCTCGCCGCCGCGATCCTGCTCACCTCCTGGGCGGTGCTCACGCTCCTCGTCTCCACCGCGCTCAAGCTCGCCGCCGCCTTCGCGCAGGCGAAATATTCGCAGGACCGGCAGACCATGTTCTCCTCGCGGCGCAAGACGGCGCGGCTGCCCATCGTCTCGGTCATGGTGCCGCTCTTCCGGGAACGGGAGATCGCCTCCCGCCTGATCCGCCGCCTGTCGCGCCTCAGCTATCCGCGCGAGCTGCTCGATATCCTGCTCGTCGTCGAGGAGGACGACCTCGTGACGCAGGAGGCCATCGCCGGCACAGAGCTTCCACGCTGGATGCGGCAGGTGATCGTGCCGCGCGGCGGGGTCAAGACGAAGCCGCGCGCGCTCAACTTCGCGCTCGATTTCTGCCGCGGCTCGATCGTCGGCATCTACGATGCCGAGGACGCGCCCGAACCGGAGCAGATCCACAAGGTCGCCACCCGCTTCGCACAGGTCGGCCCCGAGGTCGCCTGCCTTCAGGGTGTGCTCGACTTCTACAACGCCCGCACCAACTGGCTCTCGCGCTGCTTCACCGTCGAATACGCCTCGTGGTTCCGGGTGATCCTGCCGGGATACGAGCGCATGGGCCTCACCGTGCCGCTGGGCGGGACGACGCTGTTCTTCCGCCGCGACGCGATCGAGAAGCTCGGCGGCTGGGATGCCCACAACGTCACCGAGGATGCCGATCTCGGCGTGCGGCTGGCGCGCCACGGCTACCGCACGGAACTGTTGCACACCGCGACCGGGGAGGAGGCGAATTGCCGCCTCTGGCCCTGGATCAAGCAGCGTTCGCGCTGGCTCAAGGGCTATGCGATGACCTATGCCATGCACATGCAGAACCCGCGCCGGCTTCTCGCCGATCTCGGCCCCTGGCGCTTCTTCGGCGTGCAGGTGCTGTTTCTCGGCGCGCTCTCGCAATTCCTGCTGGCCCCGCTCCTGTGGTCCTTCTGGCTCTTCCCGCTCGGCCTGCCGCATCCGATGCGCACGCTGCTGCCCCACGATGTCATCATCGTCCTGGGCGGGCTGTTCCTTCTATCGGAGGTCGTCACCGTGGCCTGCGCCATGGTCGCCACCTCGACCCCGAGCCACAAATGGCTCTGGCCATGGGTGCCGACCCTGCATTTCTATTATCCGCTGGCGACATTCGCCGCCATCAAGGGGCTGTGGGAAATCGTGACGAAGCCCTTCTACTGGGACAAGACCGTGCACGGGGTGCATGACCTCGGCTTTCACGAGGAGGAGGAGAACTCACGGACCGCGGAGGCCTCCTGCGGCCCCGCCGATGCCCCCGGCGCGGTCCTGCCCGAACCGACCGGCAGTCCGGGCTTTGCGGAGGCGAGACGGGCCTTTCTCTTCGAGACCTACGAGCGCAGCGCGCGGGCCGCACCGCCGGTCGCCCCCCGGCACCTGACCTTCGGGCTCGACCTGGATCGCGCCGGACATCGCGCAGGGCCGCCGTCGGCGTCCGCGCGCGCCGACGGCGGCGGCCCTGCGGCCCGCGCGGTCGTGCCCGATGCCCTGCCCTCCGCCTCCGGGTAA
- the gatB gene encoding Asp-tRNA(Asn)/Glu-tRNA(Gln) amidotransferase subunit GatB, which translates to MLDHLDYTPPKPKVIAGAKEDWELVIGMEIHAQVSSQAKLFSGASTQFGAEPNSNVSFVDAAMPGMLPVINEYCVEQAVRTGLGLKAAINLFSAFDRKNYFYPDLPQGYQISQLYHPIVGEGEVIVDMEPGVARRVRIERIHLEQDAGKSIHDMDPAMSFVDLNRTGVALMEIVSRPDIRGPEEAAAYVLKLRQILRYLGTCDGNMQNGNLRADVNVSVCRPGQYEKYQQTQDFSHLGTRCEIKNMNSTRFIQQAIDYEARRQIAILEDGGKVDQETRLYDAAKGETRSMRSKEEAHDYRYFPDPDLLPLEIEQAWVDEIGRSLPELPDEKKARFVKAFGLSEYDAGVLTAETENADYFEKVVAAGEDGKLSANWVINELFGRLKKDDCEITESPVSPDQLGGIVALIKKGDISGKIAKDLFEIVYTEGGDPAEIVEARGMKQVTDMGAIEAAVDAVIAANPEQVEKAQANPKLAGWFVGQVMKASKGKANPQAVDELVKKKLGL; encoded by the coding sequence ATGCTCGACCATCTCGACTACACCCCGCCGAAACCGAAGGTGATCGCGGGTGCGAAGGAGGATTGGGAACTCGTGATCGGCATGGAGATCCACGCGCAGGTGAGCTCGCAGGCGAAGCTGTTTTCCGGCGCCTCCACGCAATTCGGTGCCGAACCGAATTCCAACGTCTCCTTCGTCGATGCGGCGATGCCGGGGATGCTTCCGGTGATCAACGAATATTGCGTCGAACAGGCGGTGCGCACCGGGCTCGGGCTGAAGGCGGCGATCAACCTGTTTTCCGCCTTCGACCGGAAGAACTATTTCTATCCGGACCTGCCGCAGGGCTACCAGATCTCCCAGCTCTACCACCCGATCGTCGGTGAGGGCGAGGTGATCGTGGACATGGAGCCGGGCGTGGCGCGCCGTGTGCGGATCGAGCGCATCCATCTCGAGCAGGATGCGGGCAAGTCCATTCACGACATGGATCCCGCGATGTCCTTCGTCGACCTGAACCGCACCGGCGTCGCGCTGATGGAGATCGTCAGCCGCCCCGACATCCGCGGACCGGAGGAGGCGGCGGCCTATGTGCTGAAGCTGCGGCAGATCCTGCGCTATCTGGGCACCTGCGACGGCAACATGCAGAACGGCAACCTGCGCGCCGACGTGAACGTGTCGGTCTGCCGTCCGGGTCAGTACGAGAAATACCAGCAGACGCAGGACTTCTCCCATCTCGGCACGCGCTGCGAGATCAAGAACATGAACTCGACCCGCTTCATCCAGCAGGCGATCGACTACGAGGCGCGGCGCCAGATCGCGATCCTCGAGGATGGCGGCAAGGTCGACCAGGAAACCCGCCTCTATGACGCGGCAAAGGGGGAGACCCGGTCCATGCGGTCGAAGGAGGAGGCGCATGACTACCGCTATTTCCCCGATCCCGACCTTCTGCCGCTCGAGATCGAACAGGCCTGGGTGGACGAGATCGGCCGCAGCCTGCCGGAGCTTCCCGACGAGAAGAAGGCGCGCTTCGTGAAGGCCTTCGGCCTGTCGGAATATGACGCGGGCGTGCTGACGGCGGAAACCGAGAATGCGGATTACTTCGAGAAGGTGGTGGCCGCCGGAGAGGACGGGAAACTCTCCGCGAACTGGGTCATCAACGAGTTGTTCGGCCGCCTGAAGAAGGACGATTGCGAGATCACCGAAAGCCCGGTGAGCCCCGACCAGCTCGGCGGCATCGTCGCGCTGATCAAGAAGGGCGACATCTCCGGCAAGATCGCGAAGGACCTGTTCGAGATCGTCTATACCGAGGGCGGCGACCCGGCCGAGATCGTCGAGGCGCGCGGGATGAAGCAGGTGACGGACATGGGCGCCATCGAGGCCGCCGTGGACGCGGTGATCGCCGCGAACCCGGAACAGGTCGAGAAGGCGCAGGCCAACCCGAAGCTCGCCGGCTGGTTCGTCGGCCAGGTCATGAAGGCGTCGAAGGGCAAGGCCAATCCGCAGGCCGTGGACGAGCTCGTCAAGAAGAAGCTCGGCCTCTGA
- a CDS encoding pyrimidine 5'-nucleotidase: MAADPFSHVKTWVFDLDNTLYPPSAALFSQIEIRMTDWVARELGVTTEEANRLRGAYWRDFGTTLSGMMANHGTDPLPYLTYVHDIDFSGLAADAELKAAITALPGRKIVYTNGSAPYAERVLEARGLAGIFNAVYGIEHANFHPKPRAEAFDTVWKLDRVTPGEAAMFEDDPRNLEVPHALGMKTVHVAPAALDPPAPHIHHHTDNLARFLRDLRA; encoded by the coding sequence ATGGCTGCCGATCCCTTCTCCCACGTCAAGACCTGGGTCTTCGACCTCGACAACACGCTCTACCCGCCCTCCGCGGCGCTGTTCTCGCAGATCGAGATCCGCATGACCGACTGGGTCGCACGCGAGCTCGGCGTGACGACGGAGGAGGCGAACCGGCTGCGCGGCGCCTACTGGCGCGATTTCGGCACCACGCTCTCGGGAATGATGGCCAATCACGGCACCGACCCGCTGCCCTATCTCACCTATGTGCATGACATCGACTTCTCCGGCCTCGCCGCCGATGCCGAGCTGAAGGCGGCGATCACCGCCCTTCCCGGCCGCAAGATCGTCTACACCAACGGCTCCGCGCCCTATGCCGAACGCGTGCTCGAGGCCCGCGGGCTTGCCGGGATCTTCAACGCGGTCTACGGGATCGAACACGCGAATTTCCACCCGAAGCCGCGGGCCGAAGCCTTCGACACGGTCTGGAAACTCGACCGGGTCACACCGGGGGAGGCCGCGATGTTCGAGGACGATCCGCGCAATCTCGAGGTGCCCCATGCGCTCGGCATGAAGACCGTGCATGTCGCCCCCGCCGCGCTCGATCCGCCGGCGCCGCATATCCATCACCATACGGACAACCTGGCGCGCTTCCTGCGCGACCTGCGGGCCTGA
- a CDS encoding GntR family transcriptional regulator produces MTKDARMGPKDAYELILDAIDTGIYRPGDRLVESELAERFGVSRTPIREALQRLETQSMLTRDGRSLIVASLDHNQMADLYVVRTELEGLAARLAARHATPEEMRVLRDMVEEDRGLIGKPEEMSRANRRFHKQIHLASHNRYLVQQLDLVHRSMALLATTSLAAEGRGEEAIKEHDMIVSAIEAGDGEAAHKALSNHISKAFVTRLKVDAAKDR; encoded by the coding sequence ATGACGAAAGACGCACGCATGGGGCCGAAGGACGCCTACGAGCTGATCCTCGACGCGATCGACACCGGGATCTACCGTCCCGGCGACCGGCTCGTGGAAAGCGAGCTTGCCGAGCGGTTCGGCGTCTCGCGCACCCCGATCCGCGAGGCGCTGCAACGGCTCGAGACCCAGTCGATGCTGACGCGCGACGGGCGCTCGCTGATCGTCGCCTCGCTCGACCATAACCAGATGGCGGATCTCTATGTCGTGCGCACCGAGCTCGAGGGCCTCGCCGCGCGCCTTGCCGCGCGCCATGCCACGCCCGAGGAGATGCGGGTGCTGCGCGACATGGTCGAGGAGGATCGCGGCCTGATCGGCAAGCCCGAGGAAATGAGCCGGGCAAACCGGCGCTTTCACAAGCAGATCCATCTCGCCTCGCACAACCGGTATCTGGTGCAGCAGCTCGATCTCGTCCACCGCTCGATGGCGCTGCTCGCGACCACGTCGCTGGCCGCCGAGGGCCGGGGCGAGGAGGCGATCAAGGAGCATGACATGATCGTCTCCGCGATCGAGGCGGGCGACGGGGAGGCCGCGCACAAGGCCCTGTCGAACCACATTTCCAAGGCGTTCGTCACCCGTCTGAAGGTCGATGCGGCGAAGGATCGCTGA